In the genome of Hymenobacter taeanensis, one region contains:
- a CDS encoding Pycsar system effector family protein — translation METIPTLKPAKAEIIKKAKAYISQLFEQQLPSRLVYHSPKHTAVVVKEAKALAEAAGLDNADQEALILAAWFHDAGYVDTYDGHEYRSMEIAEQWLTEHGYPPDRIALVKDIIKATHRDEPRETELQQLLVDADMSNLGREDFFANAELLRTEWETTLGKTYSNTEWAETQLNFLLGTKYYTDAAKERYKEQFKANIKEQRGKLKKTAKKKKKKEEEAEATFAEPKRGIETMFRTMYSNHMKLSDMADKKANMMISLNAVLMSLIITYFGAKLGSKSAALSNVGLLRNPVISIPMGILLITALGSVVTAILCAQPDVTSFKWLKRSPQIATNRRVNLLFFGNFSKLSLDDFQHGMTEIMRQKDALYTNMVTDIYYLGDVLTRKYRLLRLSYTIFMVGLILTALSFGIVLLYKS, via the coding sequence ATGGAAACCATCCCTACGCTCAAACCTGCCAAGGCCGAGATTATCAAGAAGGCAAAGGCTTACATCTCACAACTGTTTGAACAGCAGCTGCCCTCTCGCCTTGTATACCACTCGCCCAAGCACACGGCCGTTGTAGTAAAAGAAGCCAAAGCCCTGGCTGAAGCGGCTGGCCTCGATAACGCTGATCAGGAAGCGCTCATTCTGGCGGCCTGGTTTCATGATGCTGGTTACGTGGATACGTACGACGGCCACGAGTACCGCAGCATGGAAATAGCTGAACAGTGGCTCACGGAGCACGGCTACCCCCCTGACCGTATTGCCTTGGTAAAGGACATCATTAAGGCCACGCACCGCGATGAGCCCCGCGAAACTGAGCTGCAACAGCTTCTGGTGGATGCCGACATGAGCAACCTGGGCCGCGAGGACTTCTTTGCCAACGCTGAGCTGCTCCGCACAGAGTGGGAAACCACTCTGGGCAAAACCTACTCTAACACGGAGTGGGCTGAAACGCAGCTGAACTTCCTGCTGGGCACTAAGTATTACACCGATGCCGCCAAAGAGCGCTACAAGGAGCAGTTTAAGGCCAACATAAAGGAGCAGCGTGGTAAGCTGAAAAAGACCGCGAAAAAGAAGAAGAAGAAGGAGGAAGAGGCCGAAGCCACCTTCGCTGAGCCGAAACGGGGTATTGAAACCATGTTTCGGACCATGTACAGCAACCACATGAAGCTCTCCGACATGGCCGATAAAAAGGCGAACATGATGATCAGCCTCAACGCGGTGCTCATGTCCTTGATCATCACCTATTTCGGTGCTAAGCTGGGCAGTAAGTCGGCGGCACTCAGCAACGTAGGCTTGTTGCGCAATCCCGTTATTTCCATCCCAATGGGTATTCTGCTCATCACGGCCCTTGGCTCAGTGGTAACGGCTATTCTGTGCGCCCAGCCTGATGTTACGAGCTTCAAGTGGCTAAAGCGCAGCCCCCAGATTGCTACTAACCGCCGGGTGAACCTGCTGTTTTTCGGCAACTTCAGTAAGCTCAGCCTCGACGACTTCCAGCACGGCATGACCGAAATAATGCGCCAGAAAGATGCCCTGTATACCAATATGGTAACCGACATCTATTACCTCGGCGACGTGCTTACCCGCAAATACCGCCTGCTTCGCCTCAGCTATACCATCTTCATGGTAGGCCTCATCCTAACTGCCCTCTCTTTCGGCATTGTATTACTGTACAAGTCGTAA
- a CDS encoding DUF2652 domain-containing protein, with translation MGLLDDMRAARRAAGAGRVFTAEADDDGMVPALLFIPDISGFTRFIEESGSPEAPFLVADLLEILIEANMLNLQVNEIQGDAVLFYRLGPPPPIRELVQQCRRIYLDFQNYLRLVERDTGSELSAALAEHVLTLKIIVHYGRVSVAQIREYTKLMGRDVIVVHRLLKNNIMGSEYILLSEGYVQTQTPAELARSFSWTRLLHGSAFYDHLGEVAYRYAHLSPLRLLLNAPASAHTKPARSCVLKVRRAIGVPAPYLLRVLSNFRLRPRWMEGATAVHYDVTKAGRLGTSYKVDIFQGQIDFQTVQQFEDDEGQMEYVEKISHFRIFPNSLLFYFIEAVDLDTCLLTIEFRYGHIASHNRLIRFGQLHRVRRFLGRSIRGLAGVCEKR, from the coding sequence ATGGGCTTGTTGGATGATATGCGCGCGGCGCGCCGGGCTGCCGGCGCCGGCCGCGTCTTTACCGCTGAGGCGGACGATGATGGCATGGTACCGGCCCTGCTCTTCATTCCCGATATCAGCGGCTTTACCCGATTTATCGAGGAATCGGGGAGCCCAGAAGCGCCGTTTCTGGTAGCCGATCTGCTGGAGATTCTCATTGAGGCCAACATGCTGAACCTGCAGGTAAATGAGATTCAGGGCGATGCGGTGCTGTTTTACCGGCTGGGGCCGCCCCCGCCCATCCGGGAACTGGTGCAGCAGTGCCGCCGGATTTACCTCGACTTTCAGAACTACCTGCGCTTGGTAGAGCGAGACACGGGTTCTGAGCTAAGTGCCGCCCTGGCCGAGCACGTGCTTACCCTCAAGATTATTGTGCACTATGGCCGGGTGAGCGTGGCGCAAATAAGAGAGTACACCAAGCTCATGGGCCGCGATGTAATTGTGGTGCATCGTCTGCTCAAAAACAACATCATGGGCTCAGAGTACATATTGCTCTCGGAAGGCTACGTGCAAACCCAAACGCCCGCCGAGCTGGCCCGCAGCTTCTCCTGGACGCGCCTGCTCCATGGTTCAGCATTTTATGACCACCTAGGCGAGGTGGCCTACCGCTACGCCCACCTCTCGCCCCTGCGCCTGCTGCTCAATGCACCCGCCTCTGCTCATACTAAGCCCGCGCGCAGCTGCGTGCTGAAGGTGCGCCGTGCCATCGGGGTGCCGGCCCCTTATCTGTTGCGGGTGCTCAGCAACTTCCGGCTGCGCCCCCGCTGGATGGAGGGGGCCACGGCCGTGCACTATGATGTTACCAAAGCAGGGCGTCTGGGCACTAGCTATAAGGTAGATATCTTTCAGGGCCAGATTGACTTCCAGACGGTGCAGCAGTTTGAGGACGATGAAGGCCAGATGGAGTATGTGGAAAAGATTTCGCACTTCCGGATTTTCCCCAATTCCCTGCTGTTCTACTTCATTGAGGCCGTAGACCTGGATACCTGCTTGCTTACCATCGAATTCCGCTACGGCCACATTGCCAGCCACAACCGCCTCATCCGGTTTGGGCAGCTCCACCGCGTGCGCCGGTTTCTGGGCCGCTCCATTCGGGGCTTGGCAGGCGTTTGTGAGAAACGGTGA
- a CDS encoding response regulator transcription factor, producing MIRVLLADDHTILRDGIRALLAREPDIEVVGEAGHGQGVLDLLTQTPADVLLMDLNMPVLDGFATMPLLQKQYPGVQVVILSMLDNEEYVHRAMQAGALGYVLKSAESTEIVFAIRTVATGQSFLCTEVGISTLNRLLSCPTAAYSAVEVPRNNDLSSREMEVLRLIAEGLTNAEIADKLFTSKRTIETHRQNIIEKTQAKNTAALVRYAMSQGLIK from the coding sequence ATGATCCGTGTTCTGCTAGCCGACGACCATACCATCCTGCGCGATGGAATCAGAGCCCTATTGGCTCGGGAACCCGACATAGAAGTGGTAGGCGAAGCTGGCCACGGCCAAGGCGTGTTGGACCTGCTCACGCAAACGCCCGCCGATGTGTTGCTCATGGATTTGAATATGCCGGTGCTGGACGGGTTTGCTACCATGCCGCTGCTGCAGAAACAATACCCAGGAGTGCAAGTGGTGATTCTGTCTATGCTCGATAATGAGGAGTATGTGCATCGGGCTATGCAGGCCGGAGCGCTAGGCTACGTGCTAAAGAGCGCCGAAAGCACCGAAATAGTATTTGCCATCCGGACGGTAGCCACCGGGCAAAGCTTCCTGTGTACGGAGGTGGGCATTTCTACGCTTAACCGACTGCTAAGCTGCCCCACGGCGGCGTATAGCGCGGTAGAGGTTCCTCGAAACAATGATTTATCCAGCCGCGAGATGGAGGTGCTGCGGCTTATTGCTGAGGGCCTGACCAACGCTGAAATTGCCGATAAGCTCTTCACCAGCAAGCGCACCATTGAAACCCACCGCCAGAACATCATCGAGAAAACGCAGGCCAAAAACACGGCAGCCCTTGTTCGGTATGCCATGAGCCAAGGCCTTATCAAATAG
- a CDS encoding STAS domain-containing protein has translation MEVYREILPQSYLLILTESEPEDLTPLSYALRLASRSGKNSIWIDCSHLPKMPFSVLRVLVRYYRRLRVRNISLVLCHVGDATHQQMAKLPTTLCPPVVPSLLDAERYCQTAHPVSHRTRRAA, from the coding sequence ATGGAAGTCTACCGTGAAATACTGCCCCAGAGTTATTTGCTGATCCTGACTGAGTCTGAGCCCGAAGACCTGACGCCTCTCTCCTATGCACTGCGGTTGGCTAGCCGGAGCGGGAAGAACAGCATCTGGATAGATTGTAGCCACCTGCCCAAAATGCCATTCAGTGTTTTGCGGGTACTAGTTCGCTACTACCGGCGGCTGCGGGTGCGCAATATTTCCCTGGTGCTGTGCCACGTAGGCGACGCAACCCATCAGCAAATGGCCAAGCTACCTACCACGCTGTGCCCGCCAGTAGTGCCTTCCTTGCTGGACGCCGAACGGTACTGCCAAACGGCTCACCCCGTTTCTCACCGGACGCGCCGCGCTGCCTAA
- a CDS encoding DUF1345 domain-containing protein: protein MATSAPARSSRGFHRLTRLATWKRLSLGALPALLLYWLLPGAWPLMLRLLAAWDGFAVSTLLITWAIILTANVGHLRSFATREDPGRVLSFAVVLTAATASLIAVVLLLSSMRQGPAPLLVMHILIGSLSVLMAWLLVHTLFTLRYAHLFYNATSNGRQEGGLEFPGSEPEPDYLDFAYFAFVIGMTAQTADVSISDRGIRRLALLHGLLSFGFNTAVVALTISGLAGLL, encoded by the coding sequence ATGGCCACATCTGCTCCTGCCCGCAGCTCAAGGGGTTTCCACCGTCTCACGCGGCTGGCCACCTGGAAACGCCTCTCGCTCGGAGCGTTACCGGCGCTGTTGCTCTACTGGCTCTTGCCTGGCGCCTGGCCTCTGATGCTGCGCCTGCTGGCCGCCTGGGATGGATTTGCGGTCAGTACCCTGCTTATCACCTGGGCCATAATTCTTACCGCTAATGTAGGCCACCTGCGCAGCTTTGCCACTCGCGAAGACCCCGGCCGGGTGCTGTCGTTTGCTGTGGTGCTCACGGCGGCTACAGCCAGTTTAATAGCCGTGGTTCTCCTGCTCTCGTCTATGCGCCAAGGGCCTGCACCACTGCTGGTAATGCACATACTAATAGGGAGTCTAAGTGTGCTTATGGCGTGGCTGCTAGTGCACACGCTGTTTACCTTGCGCTACGCTCATCTGTTTTACAATGCCACCAGTAATGGCCGGCAGGAAGGTGGCCTAGAGTTTCCGGGTAGTGAACCGGAGCCAGACTACCTCGATTTCGCCTACTTCGCCTTCGTAATTGGCATGACCGCCCAAACCGCCGACGTGAGTATTTCCGACCGCGGAATCCGGCGGCTGGCGTTGCTGCACGGCCTGCTTTCCTTTGGGTTTAATACGGCTGTTGTGGCCCTCACCATAAGCGGCCTGGCCGGCCTGCTATAG
- a CDS encoding nicotinate phosphoribosyltransferase produces MNSAPLSGLYAPSLSLLTDLYQVTMAYGYWQQGMQDREAVFHLYFRRPPFDGGYAVCAGLAYAADWLQNLHFSADDLAYLGSLKSAKGGVLFPQDFLDYLRDLKFTCDVDAIAEGTVVFANEPLIRVQGPLLQAQLIETALLTLVNFQTLVATKAVRIREAAGDDTVLEFGLRRAQGFDGGLSASRAAYLGGVDATSNVLAGQRFNIPVKGTHAHSWVMAFKDEAEAFTAYAKAFPDDSVFLVDTYDTLEGVRNAIKVAREMRANGHELGGIRLDSGDLAYLSREARALLNEAGFPNVRIVASNDLEENLITSLKLQGAKIDTWGIGTQLVTAYDQPALGGVYKMAALRKPDDSGWDFTIKLSEQLAKTSIPGILQVRRYENEKGQPRADMLYNTAEPLPDQLTIIDPSDYTRRRPVRADAPYRELLEPIFRGGELVHQLPTLQESRARAQREVLSLDPSIRRFLNPHTYPVGLEESLNTFRTNLILEKRPLRPA; encoded by the coding sequence ATGAATTCTGCTCCGCTCTCCGGCCTTTACGCCCCCTCCCTCAGCCTGCTTACCGACCTCTATCAGGTTACCATGGCCTACGGCTACTGGCAACAAGGCATGCAAGACCGCGAGGCGGTGTTTCACCTTTACTTTCGCCGCCCACCCTTTGATGGAGGCTATGCTGTGTGCGCCGGACTGGCCTACGCCGCCGATTGGCTACAGAACCTGCACTTTTCCGCAGACGACCTGGCCTACCTGGGCAGCCTCAAAAGCGCAAAAGGAGGAGTCCTGTTCCCCCAGGACTTTCTGGACTACCTGCGCGACCTGAAGTTTACCTGCGATGTGGACGCCATTGCCGAGGGCACTGTGGTTTTCGCCAACGAGCCACTAATTCGGGTACAAGGCCCTCTATTACAGGCGCAACTCATAGAAACGGCGCTGCTCACGCTGGTAAACTTTCAAACGCTGGTAGCCACCAAAGCCGTCCGTATCCGGGAGGCGGCCGGCGACGATACAGTGCTGGAGTTTGGCCTGCGTCGCGCCCAGGGCTTTGATGGGGGCCTCAGCGCCAGCCGCGCCGCTTACTTAGGTGGGGTTGATGCTACCTCCAATGTGCTGGCCGGGCAGCGCTTCAACATTCCGGTGAAGGGCACCCACGCCCACAGCTGGGTAATGGCGTTTAAGGATGAGGCCGAAGCCTTCACGGCCTACGCCAAAGCCTTCCCCGACGACTCCGTGTTCCTGGTGGATACCTACGATACGCTGGAAGGCGTGCGCAACGCCATTAAAGTGGCCCGCGAAATGCGCGCCAACGGCCACGAGCTAGGTGGTATCCGCCTTGACTCTGGTGACCTGGCCTACCTCAGCCGCGAGGCCCGCGCCCTGCTCAACGAGGCCGGGTTCCCGAACGTGCGCATAGTAGCCAGCAACGACCTGGAGGAAAACCTCATTACCAGCCTCAAGCTGCAAGGCGCTAAAATTGATACCTGGGGTATAGGTACCCAACTCGTAACGGCCTACGACCAGCCGGCCCTGGGAGGTGTGTACAAGATGGCCGCCCTGCGCAAACCTGACGACTCGGGCTGGGACTTCACCATCAAGCTCTCCGAGCAGCTAGCCAAAACCAGCATCCCCGGCATCCTGCAGGTGCGCCGCTACGAAAACGAGAAAGGCCAACCCCGCGCCGACATGCTCTACAATACCGCCGAGCCTCTCCCCGACCAACTCACCATCATCGACCCCAGTGACTACACCCGCCGCCGCCCTGTGCGCGCCGATGCCCCCTACCGGGAACTGCTGGAGCCCATCTTCCGGGGCGGTGAGTTGGTGCATCAGTTGCCTACCCTACAGGAAAGCCGGGCACGCGCCCAGCGGGAGGTCCTCAGCCTCGACCCCAGTATTCGCCGCTTCCTAAACCCCCACACCTACCCTGTAGGCCTGGAAGAAAGCCTCAATACCTTCCGCACCAACCTGATTCTGGAGAAACGCCCGCTGCGGCCGGCATAA
- a CDS encoding DUF4240 domain-containing protein, whose amino-acid sequence MDKREFWQLINSAKQASGGDQALQEKELISSLEKYAPEEIIDFECLLCECLIEADDFGIMAAQKILDGYVSDDGYLYFRCWLVGQGESVFKAALEKPDTLAAVLDAPYQDFEELLSVATTAFQKRTGKDVEDDTFPRERAAARGLDYDSDSVTKGEDWTESQLPKLLPKLWKKFN is encoded by the coding sequence ATGGACAAGAGAGAATTCTGGCAGTTAATAAATTCCGCCAAACAGGCTTCGGGTGGCGACCAAGCGCTGCAGGAGAAAGAGCTAATCAGTAGCCTGGAAAAGTATGCGCCCGAAGAGATAATTGATTTTGAGTGCCTTCTATGCGAGTGCCTGATTGAGGCCGATGATTTTGGTATTATGGCTGCGCAGAAGATCCTAGACGGCTACGTGTCCGATGACGGCTACTTGTATTTCCGGTGCTGGCTGGTTGGGCAAGGAGAAAGCGTTTTCAAGGCTGCACTGGAAAAGCCCGATACGCTGGCCGCTGTACTTGACGCTCCATACCAAGACTTTGAAGAGCTGCTATCTGTTGCGACTACAGCTTTTCAAAAACGCACTGGCAAAGACGTGGAGGACGATACCTTCCCCAGGGAAAGAGCGGCTGCTCGCGGATTGGATTACGATTCGGACTCAGTCACGAAGGGCGAAGACTGGACTGAAAGCCAGTTGCCGAAGTTGCTGCCTAAGCTCTGGAAGAAGTTTAACTAA
- a CDS encoding heavy-metal-associated domain-containing protein, producing the protein MSTLKFKTSINCGNCVRAVTPFLDAEASVEKWNVDTNSPEKILTVEGENPIPELIMKSVSQAGFDIEPVA; encoded by the coding sequence ATGTCAACTTTAAAATTCAAAACCAGCATCAATTGCGGCAACTGCGTGCGTGCCGTTACGCCTTTCCTCGACGCGGAAGCCAGCGTAGAAAAATGGAATGTTGACACCAATAGCCCCGAGAAGATTCTTACCGTGGAAGGTGAGAACCCCATTCCTGAGCTGATTATGAAATCAGTATCGCAGGCGGGGTTTGATATTGAGCCGGTAGCCTAG
- a CDS encoding ammonium transporter, whose product METTFSPKSKLNYGTLTLLVLFVLSAIAAFVPLPHPAAANATDINGADTAWMLTASAFVLLMTPGLSFFYGGMVRPKNLISTMLQSFVALGVISVLWYFVGFSLAYGNSWKGVIGNPLTFLMLRNVGTAPHPALSPTIPLILFFAFQLKFAIITPALITGSFAERVRFKGYLAFIVLFCLFVYCPLAHWTWHPEGFLRQWGVLDFAGGTVVHISAGVAALAGAMVLGPRKAHRETSFSTPNVPFVLLGTGLLWFGWFGFNAGSALGANEVAALSFVNTNLASAAALVAWMLLEVARGGKPTAMGACIGAVVGLVAITPAAGYVDYGQSILIGMIASGISYLGVHWKNSRTRIDDTLDVFPCHGLGGIVGMLLTGVFAAKVGLVNGTATVFNYHLLGLAIVIGYTFAVSWVLLKITDALFGLRVKGADEEMGLDLSQHEESIYNVDEEFEKTYRKELVS is encoded by the coding sequence ATGGAAACCACGTTTTCTCCCAAGTCAAAACTTAACTACGGTACGCTCACACTGCTGGTGCTGTTTGTGCTGAGCGCCATTGCGGCCTTTGTGCCCCTGCCGCACCCTGCGGCTGCCAATGCCACCGACATTAACGGCGCTGATACGGCCTGGATGCTCACGGCCTCGGCCTTCGTACTGCTCATGACGCCGGGCCTGTCGTTTTTCTATGGTGGCATGGTGAGGCCTAAGAACCTTATTTCTACCATGCTGCAGAGCTTTGTGGCCTTGGGCGTGATATCTGTTCTGTGGTACTTCGTAGGCTTTTCACTGGCCTACGGCAACTCCTGGAAGGGCGTCATCGGCAACCCCCTGACCTTCCTGATGCTGCGCAATGTGGGCACCGCGCCCCACCCGGCCCTGTCGCCCACTATTCCGCTGATTCTGTTCTTCGCGTTTCAGCTGAAGTTTGCCATCATCACGCCGGCCCTCATCACCGGGTCGTTTGCTGAGCGGGTGCGCTTTAAGGGCTATCTGGCCTTCATTGTGCTGTTCTGCCTGTTTGTGTATTGCCCCCTGGCCCACTGGACCTGGCACCCGGAGGGGTTCCTGCGCCAGTGGGGAGTACTGGATTTCGCGGGTGGTACCGTGGTGCACATTTCGGCGGGCGTTGCAGCGCTGGCCGGAGCCATGGTGCTCGGGCCCCGCAAGGCCCACCGCGAAACCTCCTTTTCTACGCCCAACGTACCGTTTGTGCTGCTGGGCACTGGCCTACTGTGGTTCGGGTGGTTTGGGTTCAACGCTGGCTCGGCCCTGGGGGCTAATGAAGTGGCAGCCCTCTCGTTCGTGAATACCAACCTGGCCTCGGCGGCAGCGTTGGTGGCCTGGATGCTGCTGGAAGTAGCCCGGGGCGGCAAACCTACCGCCATGGGAGCTTGCATTGGGGCGGTGGTTGGGCTGGTGGCTATTACCCCGGCGGCCGGCTATGTTGATTACGGGCAAAGCATTCTGATCGGGATGATAGCCTCCGGCATCAGCTACCTGGGCGTGCACTGGAAAAACAGCCGCACCCGTATTGATGATACTCTGGATGTATTTCCCTGCCATGGCCTGGGCGGCATTGTGGGTATGCTGCTAACAGGAGTATTCGCCGCAAAAGTGGGCCTGGTAAATGGTACGGCCACCGTATTCAACTATCATTTGCTCGGCCTGGCCATTGTAATCGGCTACACGTTTGCGGTTTCGTGGGTGCTGCTCAAGATTACCGATGCGCTGTTTGGCCTGCGTGTGAAGGGCGCCGACGAGGAGATGGGCCTGGACCTGAGCCAGCATGAGGAATCCATCTACAACGTGGATGAGGAGTTCGAAAAGACTTACCGCAAGGAACTGGTATCGTAA
- a CDS encoding porin — translation MLLFTTMVALCAPLSAEPGDSVSAKPFKLSGYADGYYRYNFSNPREAPYNNLTSFTNSHNSFELGMISVKGEHTIGKVGLVADLGFGRRAEEFSYNDANTRFAIKQLYLTYAFTDKLKVTGGSWATHIGYESVDPYLNRTYSMSYMFSYGPFFHTGLKAEYQVTPKTSLMLGVANPTDLKSASSMPKTMIAQVGTSSADDKIKAYFNYQGGRQQDSLRLQQGDLVLTYALSSALSFSYNGSVQYRQERGEGGWQTGHSWWGSALYVNLDPVPWFGLTLRSEYFNDRKNLLGFNSDVYETTLSANFRKDNLTLIPEVRLDSSQGGTYLFTNRAGTGKQSTVSALLAAVYKF, via the coding sequence ATGTTGCTTTTTACTACTATGGTGGCTTTGTGCGCCCCATTGTCAGCTGAGCCTGGAGACTCAGTGTCCGCAAAGCCCTTTAAGCTGTCGGGCTACGCAGATGGTTACTACCGCTACAACTTCAGCAACCCCCGCGAGGCCCCCTATAACAATCTGACCAGCTTCACAAACAGCCACAACTCGTTTGAGTTGGGCATGATTTCCGTGAAAGGCGAGCATACCATTGGCAAAGTAGGGTTAGTGGCCGACCTGGGCTTCGGGCGCCGAGCCGAGGAGTTTTCTTACAACGACGCCAATACCCGATTTGCCATTAAGCAGCTCTACCTCACGTATGCCTTCACGGATAAGCTGAAAGTGACGGGCGGCAGCTGGGCCACGCACATTGGCTACGAGTCAGTGGACCCCTATCTGAACCGTACTTACAGCATGAGCTATATGTTCTCCTACGGGCCGTTTTTTCATACGGGCCTGAAGGCGGAATACCAGGTAACTCCCAAAACCTCCCTGATGCTGGGCGTGGCCAACCCCACCGATCTGAAAAGTGCCAGCTCTATGCCGAAAACCATGATTGCGCAGGTGGGCACCAGCTCAGCCGATGACAAGATTAAGGCGTATTTCAACTACCAGGGCGGCCGGCAACAAGACTCCTTACGGCTGCAGCAGGGCGATTTGGTGTTGACCTATGCCCTCTCAAGTGCGCTGAGTTTCTCCTATAACGGCAGTGTGCAGTACCGTCAGGAGCGGGGCGAGGGCGGCTGGCAAACGGGCCATTCCTGGTGGGGCTCGGCACTGTACGTCAACCTCGATCCGGTGCCCTGGTTTGGGCTCACGCTGCGCAGTGAGTACTTCAACGACCGCAAAAACCTGCTGGGCTTTAACAGCGACGTGTACGAAACGACGCTTTCGGCCAACTTCCGGAAAGACAATTTGACCCTGATTCCGGAGGTGCGCCTGGATAGCAGCCAGGGTGGCACCTACCTGTTCACAAATCGGGCCGGTACCGGCAAGCAGTCAACGGTAAGTGCGCTGCTCGCCGCCGTGTATAAGTTCTAG
- a CDS encoding AIR synthase-related protein, giving the protein MSSSQKPAGYDIDLGNECSRNAYAWSKKTFANRAGKPGEAAQDLDGGFANEIRFGNARLGISSDGIGTKIEVAERVGKFDTLGYDLVAMTADDLIVGGFVPTNLSNIIDVNTLDYEVIDEMMRGLHDACNFAEVAITGGEIAELGNRIGGWPGAKMNFNWCSTAIGSLHPSLERPLSGAGVKPGQAVVALRSPSFRSNGFSLARRTLQNLFGDNWHSAPYDGLDATPHGSAGHTWGEVLLAPSLIYSPGVARVLDAGLPLHAAAHITGGGIADNFKRVLKNGVGAELTNLFEPLPAMQKLTELAGITPADAYLYWNMGNGMLLVTDEAQAEAVAAHLQAQGYEAQVAGRITAEPGIRLKVGAGELSYA; this is encoded by the coding sequence ATGTCATCTTCTCAGAAACCCGCCGGCTACGACATTGACCTCGGCAACGAATGCTCCCGCAATGCTTATGCCTGGTCGAAGAAGACCTTCGCCAACCGCGCCGGTAAGCCCGGCGAGGCAGCTCAAGACCTTGATGGTGGTTTCGCCAACGAAATCCGTTTTGGCAATGCCCGGCTGGGTATCTCCTCGGATGGTATCGGGACCAAGATTGAGGTAGCAGAGCGGGTAGGGAAGTTCGATACGCTGGGCTATGACCTGGTAGCCATGACCGCCGACGACCTCATCGTAGGCGGCTTCGTACCCACCAACCTCAGCAACATCATCGACGTGAATACCCTCGACTACGAGGTGATTGATGAGATGATGCGCGGCCTGCACGATGCCTGCAACTTCGCAGAGGTAGCCATTACGGGCGGCGAAATTGCCGAGCTGGGCAACCGTATCGGCGGCTGGCCGGGCGCTAAAATGAATTTCAACTGGTGCTCTACGGCCATCGGCAGCCTGCACCCGAGCTTAGAGCGCCCCCTGAGCGGCGCAGGGGTGAAACCCGGCCAAGCCGTAGTAGCCCTCCGCTCGCCTAGTTTCCGCTCTAATGGTTTCTCACTGGCCCGCCGCACCCTGCAAAACCTGTTCGGCGACAACTGGCACTCGGCTCCCTATGATGGCCTGGATGCTACCCCCCACGGCAGCGCCGGGCACACCTGGGGTGAGGTGCTGCTGGCACCTTCCCTCATCTACTCGCCCGGCGTAGCGCGGGTGCTGGATGCGGGCCTGCCCCTGCACGCGGCGGCCCACATCACCGGCGGCGGCATTGCTGATAACTTCAAGCGTGTGCTCAAAAATGGTGTGGGCGCTGAACTAACCAACCTCTTCGAGCCTCTGCCCGCTATGCAGAAGCTTACCGAGCTGGCTGGCATCACGCCCGCCGATGCGTACCTCTATTGGAACATGGGCAACGGTATGCTCCTCGTCACCGACGAGGCTCAGGCTGAAGCTGTGGCCGCCCACCTGCAGGCGCAGGGCTATGAGGCCCAGGTAGCGGGCCGCATCACCGCCGAGCCAGGTATCCGGCTGAAAGTAGGGGCAGGCGAGCTGAGCTACGCATAA